In Modestobacter versicolor, a single genomic region encodes these proteins:
- a CDS encoding MFS transporter: MSTASAGRDAPVRGGRAPRLLAPVLVLLAAVVAVTSSVGVPFIPAVAELYDAPLALAQWSLTLPFLVGTVATPVLGRLGDGPYRRVVVLGALTLVVLGGVLTALPLPLPAFLAGRALQGFGLSLMPLLMAVAREALPPGRSGPTIAVLSVTVVSGVGLGYPLAGLVAELGGLRAAFWAAAAVCGAALVAAAVVLPAPAAAPRRPFDWPGAVLLGTGLAALLLALSEGGDWGWSSPLFLGTVATCLVALTGWVVSATRSPAPLVDVRLARGRRAAGGHLAILLVSVANYLLIGCVTVLAQAPQPRGLATSVLVAGLLLVPYSLATMAAGQVARRLAERLGGRGVVSGSALVVAVAGACFAVLDTELWHLFLAMAVLGVGVGGAFATVPGLVIAAVPASESSSAMALNQVLRYAGFALGSALTAVVLDLTSPAAGDVGASTGPVIGLATCAVGLTAAGLTWLLTGRAPTSRDTVRSG; encoded by the coding sequence GTGAGCACCGCCTCGGCCGGTCGCGACGCGCCGGTGAGGGGCGGCCGGGCCCCTCGCCTGCTGGCGCCGGTGCTGGTCCTGCTGGCCGCCGTGGTGGCGGTGACGAGCAGCGTCGGCGTCCCGTTCATCCCCGCGGTCGCCGAGCTGTACGACGCCCCCCTGGCGCTCGCGCAGTGGTCGCTGACCCTGCCGTTCCTCGTCGGCACCGTCGCGACGCCGGTCCTCGGCCGGCTCGGTGACGGCCCGTACCGGCGGGTGGTCGTCCTCGGCGCGCTGACCCTCGTCGTGCTGGGCGGCGTGCTGACCGCGCTGCCGCTGCCGCTGCCGGCGTTCCTCGCCGGGCGCGCGCTGCAGGGCTTCGGCCTGTCGCTGATGCCCCTGCTGATGGCCGTGGCCCGGGAGGCCCTGCCGCCGGGCAGGTCCGGGCCGACCATCGCCGTCCTGTCGGTGACCGTCGTCTCCGGTGTCGGCCTGGGCTACCCGCTGGCCGGACTGGTCGCCGAGCTCGGTGGCCTGCGGGCCGCGTTCTGGGCGGCTGCCGCGGTCTGCGGAGCGGCGCTGGTGGCGGCCGCCGTCGTGCTCCCGGCACCGGCCGCGGCACCGCGGCGTCCCTTCGACTGGCCGGGCGCCGTGCTGCTGGGCACCGGCCTGGCGGCGCTGCTGCTCGCGCTGAGCGAGGGCGGCGACTGGGGCTGGAGCTCGCCGCTGTTCCTCGGCACGGTCGCGACCTGCCTCGTCGCGCTCACCGGCTGGGTGGTCTCGGCGACCCGCTCCCCCGCCCCGCTCGTCGACGTCCGGCTGGCCCGGGGCCGCCGGGCCGCCGGCGGGCACCTGGCGATCCTGCTGGTCTCCGTGGCCAACTACCTGCTGATCGGCTGCGTGACCGTGCTGGCGCAGGCACCCCAGCCCCGAGGGCTGGCGACGTCGGTGCTGGTCGCCGGGCTGCTGCTGGTGCCGTACTCGCTGGCCACGATGGCCGCCGGGCAGGTGGCCCGGCGGCTCGCCGAGCGCCTGGGCGGGCGCGGCGTCGTGTCCGGCAGCGCGCTCGTGGTCGCCGTGGCCGGCGCCTGCTTCGCCGTGCTGGACACCGAGCTGTGGCACCTGTTCCTGGCCATGGCCGTCCTGGGGGTGGGCGTCGGCGGGGCGTTCGCCACCGTCCCGGGGCTGGTGATCGCCGCCGTCCCCGCCTCGGAGAGCAGCAGCGCCATGGCCCTCAACCAGGTGCTGCGCTACGCCGGGTTCGCGCTCGGCAGCGCGCTGACGGCGGTCGTCCTCGACCTGACCTCCCCGGCGGCCGGGGACGTCGGGGCGAGCACCGGCCCGGTCATCGGGCTGGCCACCTGCGCGGTCGGGCTGACCGCCGCGGGGCTCACCTGGCTGCTGACCGGCCGGGCGCCCACGAGCCGGGACACCGTCAGGTCTGGCTGA
- a CDS encoding SDR family NAD(P)-dependent oxidoreductase, with the protein MNRLENVTVVVTGGGRGIGRAGAVAMAAEGAHVAVLDLDGDAAAEVVAQIEAAGGRARAWRTDITSPEQVGSAVAEVVEWSGAVDVLVHSAGIVAPAMLKDMTLESFERVVAVNLTGTFVCLQAVLPHWMETKRGKFIALTSPAALRGQVGGGNYAAAKAGVVALVKTAAVELARYGVTANALLPIAATEMSAKVREDPKLEEKFLSLIPLRRWATAEDIAPSLVYLASSDSDYMTGSVLSIDGGRTI; encoded by the coding sequence ATGAACCGCCTGGAGAACGTCACCGTCGTCGTCACCGGTGGGGGCCGGGGGATCGGCCGGGCCGGCGCCGTGGCCATGGCCGCCGAGGGTGCCCACGTCGCCGTCCTCGACCTGGACGGCGACGCCGCCGCCGAGGTCGTCGCCCAGATCGAGGCCGCCGGTGGCCGCGCCCGCGCCTGGCGGACCGACATCACGTCGCCGGAGCAGGTCGGCTCCGCGGTGGCCGAGGTCGTCGAGTGGAGCGGTGCGGTCGACGTCCTGGTCCACTCGGCCGGGATCGTCGCCCCGGCGATGCTCAAGGACATGACGCTCGAGTCGTTCGAGCGGGTGGTCGCGGTCAACCTCACCGGCACCTTCGTCTGCCTCCAGGCCGTCCTCCCGCACTGGATGGAGACCAAGCGGGGCAAGTTCATCGCGCTGACCTCGCCCGCGGCGCTGCGCGGGCAGGTGGGCGGCGGCAACTACGCCGCCGCCAAGGCCGGCGTCGTCGCCCTGGTCAAGACCGCCGCGGTGGAGCTCGCCCGCTACGGCGTCACCGCGAACGCGCTGCTGCCGATCGCCGCCACCGAGATGTCGGCGAAGGTCCGCGAGGACCCGAAGCTGGAGGAGAAGTTCCTCAGCCTCATCCCGCTGCGCCGGTGGGCCACGGCCGAGGACATCGCGCCCAGCCTGGTCTACCTGGCCTCGTCGGACTCGGACTACATGACCGGCAGCGTCCTGTCCATCGACGGCGGCCGCACGATCTGA
- a CDS encoding IclR family transcriptional regulator, whose amino-acid sequence MTSAEKAPPAYPIESVGNALRLLLLLQDRPQLRVSECAAELGVARSTAHRLLAMLEHHRFLRRDPAHRTYRAGEALLSLGLAAVRGLDVRARARPFMEALRDEVDETVVLVVQEGRDVRFVDAVETTKALRVGGRVGLALPAHSTSAGLAILAAMPPAQVRELYPDPAPSGRSGSRAPTAAELDEVLAEVRQTGYAVAYTETDVEIGAIGVAVPEGLGTARAALAIAAPASRLTPELTRRWGEQALRTARLISTG is encoded by the coding sequence ATGACCAGCGCGGAGAAGGCGCCCCCCGCCTATCCGATCGAGTCGGTCGGCAACGCCCTGCGGCTGCTGCTGCTGCTCCAGGACCGCCCCCAGCTGCGGGTCTCCGAGTGCGCCGCCGAGCTGGGCGTCGCCCGGTCCACGGCGCACCGGCTCCTGGCGATGCTCGAGCACCACCGGTTCCTCCGGCGCGACCCGGCCCACCGCACCTACCGCGCCGGCGAGGCACTGCTGTCGCTCGGGCTGGCGGCCGTCCGCGGGCTCGACGTCCGGGCCCGGGCCCGGCCGTTCATGGAGGCGCTGCGCGACGAGGTGGACGAGACCGTCGTCCTGGTCGTGCAGGAGGGCCGCGACGTCCGCTTCGTCGATGCCGTCGAGACCACCAAGGCGCTGCGCGTCGGTGGCCGGGTGGGTCTGGCCCTGCCCGCGCACAGCACCTCCGCCGGGCTGGCGATCCTCGCCGCGATGCCGCCCGCCCAGGTCCGCGAGCTGTACCCCGACCCGGCTCCCAGCGGGCGTTCCGGCAGCCGCGCCCCGACGGCGGCCGAGCTCGACGAGGTCCTCGCCGAGGTGCGGCAGACCGGCTACGCGGTCGCCTACACCGAGACCGACGTCGAGATCGGGGCCATCGGGGTGGCCGTCCCCGAGGGCCTCGGCACGGCCCGCGCCGCGCTGGCGATCGCCGCACCGGCCAGCCGGCTCACCCCCGAGCTTACCCGGCGGTGGGGCGAGCAGGCGCTGCGGACGGCGCGCCTGATCAGCACCGGGTGA
- a CDS encoding MMPL family transporter yields MESLARFVLRHRLLVVLGWAVLLVAGGVAAGPVADRLTFDFSLPGQPGYEAEEELIATFGASTADTLVPVLTVPAGSTVADRATEIAGVFDAVRAAVPQARVVDLASTGDDRFVTDDGRSTFALVQGPMPEGFGPGLEAALLPAVEQAAAAAGLEAGLTSYVTLAAGGETEGPSVLVETLFGAVGALAVLLFVFASFLAFVPLLIAAVSILTTFLLVLGLTYLTDVSFVVQFLIALVGLGVAIDYSLLLVSRWREERAHGQSNDEAVVTAMRTAGHAVVASGVTVAISLLALIIVPVPFLRSMGLGGMLIPLVSVAVVLTLLPALLSKIGPRVDWPRIRHDAVAARGWTAWARLVVRRRWIATGVAVLVLTVIIVPVFGLKIGQADTESLTRSGPAFDSLQTLEDGGVGNGVLTPIALLVPDGEADAAVAAARDVDGVRMAVVGGSNDGTTVIDVVPDQETVDSASNEVVDDVRAAVEGAVDGDVGVAGTGAIVQDYFRAVYDNFPYVLALIAVITFVLLVRTFRSLLLPIKAVLLNLVSLAAVFGAVTWFWQEGNGSDALFGVSPTGAITFWLPVIIFAFLFGLSMDYEVFILARMREEYDDTGNTPDAVITGLGRTGRLVTSAALILFFSFAALASSPGVDIKVLGTALGVGILIDATLIRALLVPALVSLLGKWNWWLPAGLARVLRVEPSPLRDERPLEVPEERELSQT; encoded by the coding sequence GTGGAGTCCCTCGCTCGATTCGTCCTGCGCCATCGCCTGCTCGTCGTCCTCGGTTGGGCGGTCCTGCTCGTGGCCGGTGGCGTCGCCGCCGGACCGGTCGCCGACCGGCTGACCTTCGACTTCTCGCTGCCCGGCCAGCCCGGTTACGAGGCGGAGGAGGAGCTGATCGCCACCTTCGGCGCGAGCACCGCCGACACCCTCGTCCCGGTGCTGACCGTGCCGGCGGGCAGCACGGTGGCCGACCGCGCCACCGAGATCGCCGGGGTCTTCGACGCCGTGCGCGCCGCCGTCCCGCAGGCCCGGGTCGTCGACCTGGCGAGCACCGGCGACGACCGCTTCGTCACCGACGACGGCCGGAGCACCTTCGCCCTGGTCCAGGGGCCGATGCCGGAGGGCTTCGGCCCCGGGCTGGAGGCCGCCCTGCTGCCCGCCGTGGAGCAGGCCGCCGCCGCGGCCGGGCTGGAGGCGGGGCTCACCTCGTACGTGACGCTCGCGGCCGGCGGGGAGACCGAGGGCCCGAGCGTGCTGGTCGAGACGCTGTTCGGCGCCGTCGGGGCGCTGGCGGTGCTGCTGTTCGTCTTCGCGTCGTTCCTGGCGTTCGTGCCGCTGCTCATCGCCGCGGTGTCGATCCTGACCACGTTCCTGCTCGTCCTGGGGCTCACCTATCTGACCGACGTGAGCTTCGTGGTGCAGTTCCTCATCGCCCTGGTCGGCCTGGGTGTGGCGATCGACTACTCGTTGCTGCTGGTCTCCCGCTGGCGGGAGGAACGCGCGCACGGGCAGTCCAACGACGAGGCCGTCGTCACCGCCATGCGGACCGCCGGCCACGCGGTGGTCGCCTCGGGCGTCACCGTCGCGATCAGCCTGCTGGCGCTGATCATCGTGCCCGTCCCGTTCCTGCGGAGCATGGGCCTGGGCGGGATGCTCATCCCGCTGGTCAGCGTCGCGGTGGTGCTGACCCTGCTGCCGGCGCTGCTGTCGAAGATCGGCCCCCGGGTCGACTGGCCGCGGATCCGGCACGACGCCGTCGCGGCCCGGGGCTGGACGGCGTGGGCGCGGCTGGTCGTGCGCCGGCGCTGGATCGCCACCGGCGTCGCCGTCCTGGTGCTGACCGTGATCATCGTCCCGGTCTTCGGGCTCAAGATCGGCCAGGCCGACACCGAGTCGCTGACCCGGAGCGGGCCCGCCTTCGACTCGCTGCAGACGCTGGAGGACGGCGGGGTGGGCAACGGGGTGCTGACCCCGATCGCGCTGCTGGTGCCCGACGGCGAGGCCGACGCAGCGGTCGCCGCGGCCCGCGACGTCGACGGCGTCCGGATGGCGGTGGTCGGCGGCAGCAACGACGGGACCACGGTCATCGACGTCGTCCCGGACCAGGAGACGGTCGACAGCGCGAGCAACGAGGTCGTGGACGACGTCCGGGCGGCGGTGGAGGGCGCGGTCGACGGCGACGTGGGCGTGGCCGGCACCGGCGCGATCGTGCAGGACTACTTCCGGGCGGTGTACGACAACTTCCCCTACGTGCTGGCCCTGATCGCGGTCATCACCTTCGTCCTGCTGGTGCGCACGTTCCGCTCGCTGCTGCTGCCGATCAAGGCGGTGCTGCTGAACCTGGTCTCGCTGGCCGCGGTGTTCGGCGCCGTCACCTGGTTCTGGCAGGAGGGCAACGGCTCGGACGCGCTGTTCGGCGTCTCGCCCACCGGCGCCATCACGTTCTGGCTGCCGGTGATCATCTTCGCGTTCCTGTTCGGGCTGTCGATGGACTACGAGGTGTTCATCCTCGCCCGGATGCGGGAGGAGTACGACGACACCGGCAACACCCCGGACGCGGTGATCACCGGGCTGGGCCGCACCGGCCGGCTGGTCACCTCCGCCGCGCTGATCCTGTTCTTCTCCTTCGCCGCGCTGGCGTCCTCGCCGGGCGTCGACATCAAGGTGCTCGGGACGGCGCTGGGCGTCGGGATCCTGATCGACGCGACGCTGATCCGGGCCCTGCTGGTGCCGGCGCTGGTGAGCCTGCTGGGGAAGTGGAACTGGTGGCTGCCGGCCGGGCTGGCGAGGGTGCTGCGGGTGGAGCCCTCACCGCTGCGCGACGAGCGCCCGCTGGAGGTGCCCGAGGAGCGGGAGCTCAGCCAGACCTGA
- a CDS encoding acyl-CoA dehydrogenase family protein, with translation MVETVSGMRIALPPAHREFQERLRTWLAEHVPPGGLPDADTDEGFRAHRAWERTLHDAGYAGLSWPREHGGAGGDLLHEALFAEEYERARGPVRITRPALRFLGPTIMRFGTPAQQQRWLPRMLRAEDIWSQGFSEPEAGSDLAGIRTRAELRDGRYVVDGQKTWTTYGRFADWVFALVRTGPAGGRHRGLTCLAIDLRSPGVQVRPVRQAHGRTGFAEVFLTGVEVPADQRIGDHDDGWAVAMALLSSERGPDAGGPVRTEQRLLALAGQVARELPADQVAAATRELGAAAARLHAYRAHTHRRVAAGWQGEPAGVESSVVKLYSSELDLDLVELGVDLFGDRRLAEGSAEYLDFWHSRAGRVYGGTAEVQHNVVADRVLGLPR, from the coding sequence ATGGTGGAGACGGTCTCCGGGATGCGGATCGCGCTGCCGCCGGCCCACCGCGAGTTCCAGGAGCGGCTGCGGACCTGGCTCGCCGAGCACGTCCCGCCCGGCGGGCTGCCCGACGCGGACACCGACGAGGGCTTCCGCGCGCACCGGGCGTGGGAGCGGACGCTGCACGACGCCGGGTACGCCGGCCTGTCCTGGCCGCGGGAGCACGGCGGAGCGGGCGGGGACCTGCTGCACGAGGCCCTCTTCGCGGAGGAGTACGAGCGGGCCCGCGGTCCGGTGCGGATCACCCGGCCGGCCCTGCGGTTCCTCGGCCCGACGATCATGCGGTTCGGCACACCGGCCCAGCAGCAGCGCTGGCTGCCGCGGATGCTGCGCGCGGAGGACATCTGGTCGCAGGGCTTCTCCGAGCCCGAGGCGGGCAGCGACCTGGCCGGCATCCGGACCCGCGCCGAGCTGCGCGACGGCCGGTACGTCGTCGACGGGCAGAAGACCTGGACCACCTACGGCCGGTTCGCCGACTGGGTGTTCGCGCTGGTCCGCACCGGCCCGGCCGGCGGTCGGCACCGCGGGCTCACCTGCCTGGCGATCGACCTGCGCAGCCCGGGCGTGCAGGTGCGCCCGGTCCGTCAGGCGCACGGCCGCACCGGCTTCGCCGAGGTCTTCCTTACCGGCGTCGAGGTGCCCGCCGACCAGCGCATCGGCGACCACGACGACGGCTGGGCGGTGGCGATGGCGCTGCTGTCCTCCGAGCGCGGCCCCGACGCCGGTGGACCGGTGCGCACCGAGCAGCGGTTGCTCGCGCTCGCCGGGCAGGTCGCGCGGGAGCTGCCGGCCGACCAGGTCGCCGCGGCGACCCGCGAGCTCGGCGCCGCTGCGGCCCGGCTGCACGCCTACCGCGCGCACACCCACCGCCGGGTCGCGGCGGGGTGGCAGGGAGAACCGGCCGGCGTCGAGTCCAGCGTGGTCAAGCTCTACTCCTCCGAGCTCGACCTGGACCTGGTCGAGCTCGGGGTGGACCTGTTCGGTGACCGCCGGCTGGCCGAGGGCAGCGCGGAGTACCTGGACTTCTGGCACTCGCGGGCGGGCCGCGTGTACGGCGGCACCGCCGAGGTCCAGCACAACGTCGTCGCCGACCGGGTGCTCGGGCTGCCGCGGTGA